Sequence from the Acidobacteriota bacterium genome:
CTTTCCATTGGTCCCAGTTGATTCACTCTGCGCCGCACTGATCGGAAAACCGGTTCCGTCCTGCGCAAAGATCCAGCGAGTCCTCGTTCCTTGCCGCTTATTCAGTTCGACATCAAAACTGAAGCGCTGGCCAAGACGCTTCACCCGCTCCACGGGATCCACGGTGATTCGGTGGGCAATCCTCGCCGAGTAGCGCTGTTCAGACAACGCCGAATCCCGAGTCTCCACGGGCATGTCTCCCAGAGTCTGAGCGATCGCCGTCAACGGGTTGCGGTGAAATTCGTAGCGCACGATTCCGCCGGTCCTGCTAGACGACATACCATGGTTTCCCTTGGTCGGATCGACCCAAGGGGGATGGACTACAATTTCCATCCCCTCCAAAGGCATGTAATGCACCCGATTGTGCCAAGGCCCAAAAAGAGCCACCGCCCTGCCGAACGGGTCTGCCCTCAACAATTTTTCGGGAACGGGCTGAACCGCATCATCGGCCACCTCAAAGATCCCGTCAGCCAGCGGCACATCGTAGTCCCGATAGTTCAACTCGTTGACCAAGTCCCATTCCTGCTGGCCCCGGTCCACATAAATGCGGGAGTAGTTGGGCAACCTGGTCTGCGCGTCGACTTCGATTTCAAACCGGATGTCCGACGGTGTCTTTCTGCCCAACGAGGAGCGTCGCCAGATCGAAAAAAGAACTGTCTGTCCCCGATCCTCCTGATCGATCTGATACGACAACGCCTCTAGTTTTTGCTGTTCGGGCAAGACCAGAGTCTTGCTGACCTTGTCCACGGACCATGCGCCTGGCCAGGGGAGGTTTTTCCGATAGAGGGCGCCCGCTATGTTCATGTAAACGGATTCGTCGTCGGAAAGAACCACCTGCCGCGACGGACCGGTATCCACCTCGGCGCGAAAAGAGTGCGGGGCCTGGAACCAGTGCTTCACCGGCACCCGCTCTCCGCTTTCCCCGAGAAACCAGCCCTCCGTGCGCACCGAAGAGAGTTTGCGCACTTCCTCGACCACATGCGCCCACGCCAGCGTGGATGTTCCACGCCAGAGTACGCCGACAAACAGGGCAGCCAGTGCAATACCGAGCGCCGACATCCAGGCCGGCCGCGGCAACGCCAGCCAGAATCCCGAACGCCGCGGTATTTCGACCTCCGAGCGAATCGCCTTCAGGATGCTGGCACGAGCCGCCGCCAGGAGATGGGGAGGTGGCTCCGACGCCCTGATGTCGGCACTCATTTCCAGGATGGTGCGTGCTGCCTCTACATCGCCGGCCGCTTCGGGGTGAGCGGCCAGATAGTCATCGAATTCCCGCGCGACTGCATTCGGCAACTCGCCCCGAACGTAGTCACTCAGTCTCCTCTCAAATTCAGTTTTGTTCATCGTTCTGGTCCTCTCAGACGGTGGCCATCCAAGCTCGGATTTTCTTCAGTGCCTTGTATTCGCTGGACCTTGCCGCACCCACGCTGCACCCCAGTTGCGCCGCAATTTCGGCGTAGGTACATCCCTCGAAGTTGCGCAGGGCGAAGACGGTGCGCTGGCGATCGGGCAATTCCGATGCCAAGTCGCGCACCCGGTCCAAGAGCACGCGACGCTCCACGTCTCTGTCGGCGTTGGAGTCCACCGCGGTGTCCTCTTCTATTCCCAACATCGCCCGCTGCCGGCGCCGCGCGTTGAAGGCGACGTTGGTCGCCACTCGACAGAGCCACGCCTTGGGATAGGCGATCACCTCGCCGCGGGTGCAAGCGGCGTGGAAGCGGAGGAAGGTCTCCTGGAAGATCTCCTGAGCCTGATCGGCGTTGGGGACGATCCTGTAGGCGACCTTGAGGACCAGCCGTCCGTAATCGTCTACGGCCTTGGCGCTGATATCGGCCGGTTTCTTCGTGAATAACCTCATATGGTTTGGCCGCCGGGAGTACGTCGAACCGGATCGTGCTCGCCCGCCCTTTTCCCTATATGACCCGCGAACCGCGATTTTGTGAACCCACAAAATCCGTCTGGACGACAAAGCATGGTTCGCCGGGGCGAAGAGTGGTGAAGGTGACAGTTCCCTGCTGGCGTGGCGAAGACAACTGCTGGAGCTTTGAACAACGTGTAAGCGAGAGTCTCAGCAGTGTCTTCGCCGATAAAGGACTTGCCGCATCGAACGGTATCACCGTACAATTGCGACATGGACACTCGCTCTGTCCGGCACCGAGGATTGCGTCGGCTGATCGAACAGAACAATCCTCGGTTCCTGCGGCAGAATCTGGTTGATCGCGTGCGCAAGATTTGACGGTACTGATCCTGGCCGAACACATCGACGGGCTTATTGCCGGCTCCCCGCCCGGCTGGCGTGTCCACCGGCTCTCAGGTAACCGACGGGATGAATGGAGCATTTCGGTTTCCGCAAATTGGCGGATCACATTTGAGGAAGAGGACGGCTACATTGACCGCTTGAACTTGGAGGATTACCACTGATGGCGACCCATGGAATCAAAGTGAACATGACCCCTTCCCATCCGGGCGACTTCATCCGTACAGAGGTCATCGAGGAGTTGGGTCTGACTGTGACGAAGGCGGCCCAGATCCTGGGA
This genomic interval carries:
- a CDS encoding sigma-70 family RNA polymerase sigma factor, whose translation is MRLFTKKPADISAKAVDDYGRLVLKVAYRIVPNADQAQEIFQETFLRFHAACTRGEVIAYPKAWLCRVATNVAFNARRRQRAMLGIEEDTAVDSNADRDVERRVLLDRVRDLASELPDRQRTVFALRNFEGCTYAEIAAQLGCSVGAARSSEYKALKKIRAWMATV
- a CDS encoding type II toxin-antitoxin system RelE/ParE family toxin, producing MTVLILAEHIDGLIAGSPPGWRVHRLSGNRRDEWSISVSANWRITFEEEDGYIDRLNLEDYH